TAGACTGCAGTGTTTTAGCTAGTTGTACCTATTAAACTAGAAACTAAGTGTTGTGTagtgtacatgtacatgcagctcttacataaaaataaacatttaaaactgaataaaaatttGCCTTTGAATACTAATATGTTTTATCCGGACTTTGATTGTGCTTTATTGGTTTGTCTCCTGAAAACATAAGTTTTAAATCATTGAAGATTTAATCTGGCAATCGATTGCTCACGCGACAATAGCGAGAAAACACACGACGCTTTCGTGCGTAAAACCTTACTTCCCTGATCCAGCCATAGTTTAATAGCGTGgcattataataatatttacagTTCAACTAGTGCGTAACTGttgttaaaaaatgaaaaaacacatagATTTTGATCATTTGTTTGTGATGTGCCTTTTTCAAGCTGCCCCGATTCTAATATCAAGATTCTTATAACAACAAAAAGCCTACCTGTCTGCCGAGAGGGCTGTAAGAGTGAATACAGACACCCCAACCGATGTGAGTTGAATGAAGGGGATGACTTTACAGCCCACTCTCCCGAACAGCCACTCCTCTGTCAGGTAGCGGCTGGCATCCACTGGAGCGCAGGTCACCAGCAGCAAAACATCCCCGAGGGCAAGACTTGACATGAAGAGATTGGGCACATTCCGGATGGACTTGGCAGAGCAAAACGTCTTGATGAGCGTGATGTTGCCGATTAACCCTAACACGCTGATTAAACCGTAAACAGAAGCGATGGCCACGCCGGTGTACCACATCGTCCGTGCCGAGCCTTGGACAGGAGTGACGCTGCGCGACGCGTTTGGGTTCAGATGCGCCATCTCGCCCACCGTCACAGCTGACTACTTAGGAGATACTGGTACCTAATGAGTTAAAGTAAGGGAAACATAATCTACGAGTCCTTAGATGCTTTCGAGTGGTTTTGAGTGTAGTAGTCCGCTAAGTGTTGCGTAGTGTACAGTTCAGTAAACGCATAGAACAATCAGTATGTGTCTGCTGACACATACTGATTGTTATCTACCATGGTAGATAAAATAAAGCACAGGTTTGCCAGAaagttgtctgtgtctgtctgtctgtctgtctgtctgtctgtctgtctgtctgtctatgtaTCTATATATCTGTGTCCTCTGACATCGCTGGATAATAATCAGTTCTTAGAAGGCACAGGTTCTGTATGGCTCTGTTTTATATCTCATATAACTCTGTTAACCTGGAACTTGTGTACTTCTTTGTTGCAGTTTTAGACCAaacttttgtttgcatttttgtttcttttttgttctgtttgtcaTTATTAAATATTGACAGAAGCAGGCAAGCAATGCATTGAAAGTAATCATAGGCCCCTTGATGGACTCAAACAAAAGATGTTACAATTAGCTGGTTAATATCTTAAACCCCCAGAAAACCACAATGCCTCACTGCACTGTTGTCTTACCTCCACGTTTAAGAAAGAAATCATAGTGGTACAAAGATGTTTTGCATACTGCTTGAGCTCTgcattttgaaaagagagagcAATAAATACATTATGGCAAGTGCCATGTCATTTCTCCTTCCTGTTGTATCTGTAGTGTGTTTACCTAAAATGGTTCTGTATTTTAACTGGAATGTACCAAAAAAACTTCTTTTAATGCTTTAGGGGGaatgaaaaaaactgtcaaGGGTAAAGTAATGTGACGAAACACATCACAGTTCTGACCAGTAGATGGTGACAGATAAAATTTTACAGAGCCATATGAAGAGAATCTGTGCTCAGATCATATGCTACATCCAGCTATGATCCATCTGATCCAAAATCGGTCCAGATTCATTGACTCATATTAATCTTCTGTGGGACCTATGACATAGTGGTGTGCTTACAGATTGACCTGATTTCCTGGTGGCGCCAGATCTTCAAAGTGCAGTACCCATATAAAGTGCTGTTTTTATGGACACTCAGTCATCTCACAATAATAGATGTGTCCCTAGATGTGTCATAGACACCTGCAAAGAAAAATAAGCTAACAGGCCATCAGTAGTAGATTCAAGCTGAGTAGAGAAATTATTTACAAGAAGATGCTTTACAGGAGGTGCATTGACATTTTTCTTCAAGATAGacaccacaaatacacacatagaaACAACAATGGCCAGTAATCCAGCAGGGTGTAATATGCCACAGAGAAACTCTCTAATCCCATGTGTCTGTGGTTTGTCAAACATTGCCAGCcatttttatgctttaattATATGAGATACTAAAAATGAAAGGTGTCATGGGGAATGGAGTCATTATGTGGGGGTGAGATAAGACTGCCAGGAGCAAAAAAGATGAAATTGGTTACAGTATTaagcagagaagaaaggggatgagggggagaaaaaaaaatctggaggTGAGAGGGTGgcctgatgaaaaaaaaatgtacatgctTATTGACATACatatacactgtacatgtaAATACCAACATATAAACCTTTATAAAGGTAGAAATATAACTAAGGTTatacaataaacatttcataaaaattcaaaagtgtcacataaatattaaatagaAGATGTGATACTATGATCACACACTTACTGCCTAATTTTACTGCAGAAATACACAGCTcacttattttttattgctgtctCCTACCTGTATACCACAAAATGCGACATTTAACCTCCTGCACAAAGTATAACAGACGATATTAGAATTTAACAGACTGTGGAGATGGCAGATTTCATAAGAGATACAGGAAAtgttctgaaaaataaaaagtggatTATAGGATAAAATCTATACAGCTCCCAACCTTTAAATAAGGTACAGTGAAAAACTGAGACTTCACAGTCATCAGTCACTGTTCGGAGACAAGGAAAGAAGCTGCTGCCTCAAATGTATGAATGAGGTTTAATAGTATAAAATGATGCTTATATGAAATGCAGGGAGGAGATGTTCAAATTCTGTCAccatattaaaaatataattctcTGTAGTGCACAAAGGCCATTTTCTGTAGGTAAGCCTAGATGGATGTTAATCAAACAACTTATCTGCACAAAAGTCAGATAAAACACTAAGTGATAACTCTGTGGTGGCAGACCTCTGAATCTCAGATTATAATTAAGGCTGAGCCGAAGACAAATGATGCACAAAGTCATGTGAATGTTTAATCACTCAAAATCAGATATTTTAAACTCCTAACAAACCCCCTGCAGACGCAGTGTTCAGATGCTCTTCActcttttcagttttgttatgttgcagcctgatactactTGTGTTGCTCTTTtactttctttctgtatttttatatatatgtgaggGGAGCTGGTGTCAAGCTATGGGGACATAAATTTCCTCACAAGAACAAAAAGCAAGTCCCcaaaatgtaaatcattaaatTTGAGTGGCAAATTGGTACTTAGTTTCAAGTTGAAGTAAAACTTAAGGTTAGGAGTGGTTACAGTGAACGTTTTGGTAAGTGTGTATGCATAGAAAGacacaactctgtgtgtgtgcgtgtgtgtgtcccttCGGTGATAATCCTTGTCAAACCAGTCTGACAGGACAAAGTACGTTACCCGCTCTAACAACACACAGTTTTCGTTGCACAGCAAACAGTCGCTCCTCTGGGTTTTTCTGTCTCACAGCATAAAGCTGAATGTTTAAGGGGAATAAATAAAGCTATAAAAAGCTATTGATTCTGtaaacttttcttttaatattatgAACCACTGATACCATACGTTATAAAGCCTAGGTCCAAAATGTCCgatttttttgtctgttataAGAAACTATGGGAAAGAAACACGACGTGCTCATAAAAACATTGCTCAGAAAACTCATCTTTGCCGAGGAGTATCCCTGAAAGCTCAAATATACTAGATCAGACGACAAGCCAAAACACGCTTGGTGGGCGGACCAAGAATGTTACCTGAAGAGTAGGGACTGCGGTGATTGGCGGAGGGTGGTGTCAGTCATCCAGCAGTGGCCGGCTCACCCAGCGGGCGCACCCAGGGGCGCATCACTACAAGGACGTTGTCTGCTTTCGAGGCAAACGCGTACGTGTTTTTTTGGAGAAACGAAGAAACTGTAATTGTGACTTTGAGAAATAAAAGTCTTTGCTATGGAGGGGAGCGTTTCTGTTTGGActctgttgttgtgtttggGTGAGtattgctaaaaaaaataatttgcctGCGTTTGCGCCTCACAGAGCTGCCACACCTGTTGCGTCAACAGGTCTCCCTGCTTAAACTAAAATAGGCCCAAGTAATTTTGTTTGTGAGTGAATCTGTCTCATTTGTTCGCTGTTGAAGCACACttcatttcaaatttattcTAAGCGTTTGACTCGACCTGTAggcttagattttttttcagcataGGCGATAGATTACTAATTATTTGGTTTCTAATAAAGCTGTTTGGCCTTTCAAACACACCTTTAGTTTCCTATAGGACTTGTTACTTTCGTTGTTGATTAACCTTCTTTAGCAATGGTTTTCTCGTTCGTTGTGATCTTCAAATGTTTAGTTGGCAGAATTTAATCGAGTTTAAATAggggacaaaaaaaacaaattttactTCTCAGTAGCTTGAGCCTGtgatttgtttcagtttctgatGAAAATCACTCCGCAATTAATCGGTAATTAAACTTTGTGCCATTTCTCTTCCGGGGGTCCTAATACGTGgtgctctgtgctgtgtgtgcaggtgggTAGTAATGGGTGGGGTAATCAGGAATTTTTGTGTCTGAAGTTCCACTGCTGAATTATTCATGCATTCATGTTATAGGCCTATATCTGATTCCATAAAGTAACTGGTATGTAAAggtgtaaaataaaagtgttgTAATAATActcttttcctctgaaatgtagtgacgTCAAAGTAGGAAGTAGCACAGGACGGAAATACTTTGTAAAGTACAAACTCCTCAAGATACAGTACGTACAGTATTTACTTCCCACCACTGACACTGATATGATGATCTATTTTCTTATCTTTGACAGTGTTGTCAGGTGCTGGTGCCGTTGATGTGAACATCCCACAGCCGTCATACGAGTATGCGAGGGGAGCCAACATCACACTGCCTTGCTCCTTTACTACCTTAAAACCCTACAAATTAATCATCATCTCATGGTCTGTTCACTCTGAGCAACCTGATGGTGAAGAGGTCAGACCacttgtatttttgtgtctctctgtgcataaccttttatttatcattattttttgtaCATTGCTATGAATCAGAATAATCAGTGAAGAGAACTTTGTTTACTTCCTCTTTAATCATTTCTCTgatgctgcttgttttctaacagGTCATGATCGTCACCTACTATTCCTCTGAAGCAACTACCGATGTTGACTCATCATATGAAGGCCGGGTGGCCTTCGATTTAGACATCGCTGCCAACCTGAAGGTCAAAAAGGCCGACCTGAAACTCTCCTCCATCTCACTCTCAGATAACAGGGTGTTTGAGTGTCGTGTCCAGATACCAGGTGACACTCAGGGCAAAGTAGCCGACACCACACGTTTGGTGGTTCTAGGTAacataaaatttattttttgaagaaaaattctgtttttaagtttttaactCCAGACTTTCTAATCTAGAGCACAATactgaagttttattttaacttgttGTATTTTGAttgtgctgtgaaaaaaaaaaagtgaattacacgtttagttttttttctggtatTCCATTTAACACAATATCAAccataaatatttcaaataatgttAAAGCAGTCAGTTTCATTTTTAGCACTCAAGTATTATTGCTCTATGTAAATTACTGCATAGTGAAAAAGACCTATTGAAGTATTAGACACTTCTTGTGTTACCCCTTTATGTTCCTTCTTTTCTAAATGGCTGATTAGTCTCACTCATAAGTTATCAAAACAAAATTACTTATTGGAAATTTTAAGGATCAATCacttaatttatgtttttttttagttcctCCATCCCCGCCTGTGTGTAAGATCCAGGGCACAGCAGAGTTTGGTGAGAACATCAATCTGACCTGTGTATCTGCCGAAGGCTCCCCAGCACCCACTTACAAGTGGGAAAGTCGTGATGTACAGAACATGCCTCGTGTTCCAGACCCCAAAACTACAGACAGTAAGCATCAGTGGCATAGTTTGTGACAGGACTAGTGAATGGGCAAAAATATAAGTGAACCATCACTACTTAGAAATCAGGATTAGAATCAGGTCCAGCTCTGCTCCACTTTATACCAACTTGAAAGATTAACCTTTGTTAAGGTACTACATACCACAGGGTGGTATGTAGTGCTAATAATTCTCAAGACTTTCAATTTAAACATTGTTTGTTTGATATTTTGGAGAAAATATGGGGATTTAGGGTCACCTTTaggattaaaaatgaaatgctgccaccaccatgcttcactgttgcaATGTATTGGGCAGCTGATAAGAcgtgcctggtttcctccagacataacgtTTAGAACTTAGGCCCAACAgtttggtttcatcagaccagaaaatctTGTTCCTCATAGcctgagagtccttcaggtgctttttttgcaaactccaagtggttttcatgtgttttgcactgaggagagactTCTGTCCAGGCACTCCGCCATAAAACCCAGATCAGTGGAGGCTGCAGCTCCACCTGGAGGTTTGTTCTATTTCCACAtaggatctctggagctcattCACAGTGAACATACccaaaattcagttttcactctgtcattatgtggtaccaaatgtagattaatgaggaaaaaaatgaattcaaacaattgtagtatcaggctgcaatataacaaaatagaaaaacgTGAAGGGGATCTGATTATtgtctgaatgcactgtatgttaTTCCTCTATATCATAAGTGTGTATcaacaaaatgtacagtaaaactTTGAGGAATTACAAAGAAATCcactgattatttatttagtatacTGTAGTTGTCAGATTATGTATTTGGATATTTTATAGGCAGTATTTGTAGTTTCTATGTCTGACTTTTTCTTTCAGAGGGAGGTATCCTGTCTCTATATAATATATCAAAAGACACTTCAGGATACTACATCTGCACCTCAAGCAACAAGATCCGCTCTGCTACCTGCAACATTACCCTTGCAGTCATGCCTCGTGAGAGAATACCTCTTGTAGCAGTTTTCATTAACAATCTGGCAATTTATTAGTCCCAATAAATACGTCTTTACAATGGTACAGTACACATCCTTTTCTTATTCTTACAACTTATCTTCATTCAATCTTGCAGCTTCCATGAAAATTGGCTCCACAGCAGGAATCATTGGTGGAGTTGTCGCCGCAGTGTTGGCACTTATCATTATCAtctattgctgctgctgccgccaaaagaaaaacaaaaaggatgaCTATGCCATGGGGTAATGTTATTACATTTATGttgaaaatgtaacaaaaataacTTTGAATTCAATTTACCTAAATACATTAGAATTTCATTATTTAGTACCTTCTGCTATTCTGGACCAGAAAACTATTCAAACATAATTTTTATAGCTGGCAAAGTGGATAGCATGCACTGACATAGCTAAAAGTGCAGCTCATCTAAATGACTGTGCAGTGGTGGCTAAGTATACCTCAGTAAAACATTGCATTAACTTGGACAGTCTCAGGGGCTGATCCTCTTAATCATTTTACATAGTTTAAAAAGTAAATGGGTCTAAGTGAAACacagttttccactttgttgaAAGCAGCAAGAAGCTATGACCTGTTTTCTGATGTTGTCCAGCCAGTTATTGTGCAAAGGGCTACTATCTTCCTGCATTTGCAATTATGTCAACGGAAGGGTGGTGAAAAGCACTCAAGACTGCAGCTTGTCGTTAACAGgattacacacaaacaaacatctatCAAAGTCTATCATATACTTAAAAAGAAATTGGAAGTTTTATTGTACATGAACAATGTCaaagaaatgcacaaaaacaaaaaccttttaATTGTGTTCGCTTTCTAGAGTTCGTGAGGAAGAGTACCATGACAAAGAGCAAGCTAAAAGTCATGAGAGTCATAAAGCTGATGGGCAGGAGGACATACACAGTTCTGAGAACTCTGCTGTGAAAAGCTCAGCTGATGGGCGTGACAACTATGAGGAGCGAAATGAGAAAGGCTATGACCGCCGCAAGGATTATGACGATCGGCGCAGTGATTATGATGACAGACGCAGCGACAACAAGGATCGCCGCAGCGACTACGACGACCGGCGCAGAGATCATGATGATCGACGCAGTGATTACGATGATCGACGAAGAGATTACGACGATCGACGCAGTGACTACTCTGACCGCCGTGACAAGTATAGTGACCGTCATGAGCGCTACGATGACAACCGACGCTATGATGACCGCTATGATGAACCTTATGATGACCGTGATCATGACAGACCACCAGTGCCTGCCAATAAACCGCCAAGGCGGAACTAGGTTGACTAAGGCCTGCAGCCACTATCAATCATTTTTCTCCATCTTAAGTTTTATTTCCACTGATCTTTAATCAATGGCAGCCACTTttctcacactttttttttaacctacaCTAATTGGCTCAAACAACATTTTGCCTCAGCAATTATATAAGTGGCTCAAAAAAAAGTGGTATAGGCCTACTAGACTTAGAGAGGTAGATTAGAGACAGTTTTGAGGTTTGTGATTCTTATCATGTTAACATACTAAAGTGTTACTTGAAGTATAAGTCTGGGATTCGGATAGGATAAGGAACCCAAGGTCACAAAAGATATCAGATCGTTTAAATTAacgctaaactctaactcctattgtaacacaagtgaaaatgccgcccaaaagaaagagacttcaaagtgcaggtaataaagtctgcagctaaacaaagtttggagtgagtgtcaacattcagacaacctgacagaggaggaggatatGCTGTATCCCCCTCTCCCCAACGTTGGTGTAATTGTTAACCTACTTAACATGCATGAATGATTTttataatgcacttctgcttgttgttatacCTGGTCTATTCTTCATAGGccaatttagactataattagtataattagaaatgtgacttatatgtgtctgttcaacaaggctgtttttgttaaaagtgactaatattctGCCGTGACTTATAGTCTAGAACAAACGGTACCTTTTTTGTGTAACAgaatacacatacaaatattatGAACTAAAAATGTTATAGATGTGCTGTTGAATATGCTACATATTATTTTCATAGAATATAGGTTCACAAATGATGTTGCTTTCCAAGCCTTTAAGTAACAGTCTGtggtcattttttcttttttatcttagTAAAATCTACCCAGAACATAtcaaaaaatgaaacactggtTTGTTTAATGTACAGattaatgttttggtttgacTTTGATAGAAGTTTACTGCAGCCCAGTCAGGTTTTGTCACACACTGAAATGGAGGCATGCTGTGATTCAAAGCATGTGACTCATGCTGCCTGTGGTATGAAAAGGAGTTGTTTAATCAAGAATTTATGTGGTATTTTAGCTTTAAACTTGATATGTTGGCATTGTTATATAAGAATGCCAGGCCTTCtgtctatttgtgtgtgccTTTATTCAAAATGACTGATGCTATTGGGGTTAATTGGTGGTAGTTTAGTTATTCTTTACACTtattaaaagtattttgtatagatagatatatatagttAGATACTACATATTATTACATGGAAACAGTGAAaactttgtttcctttttttaagcCACATTATAGAACACAGAACTACAAATTTGGTTAATATAAATGAGATTGTAAATGTCTTCATGGATctttcagatttcttttttattcaaagGAAGATTATAAGTTTAATGTCTAAATTtttaacatatacagtataatttttaaaattgtattgcattttaaatatgctgaaataaaaataaaatacatgaacaAGTTGCTTTTGAATCCTGAACACTAGAGGGCAACAACACACCTCCTTGCTTTGTTCTCACGTGATCATGTGTAGGATAAAAGTTTATGACGAACATAATGTTTATTGTTAATAGTAACTGTACGATTGAATTCTGTACATTCATTATTTCGGTGATCTTTTCACGTttgaagatttgtttttaatcgATCGTTAAAAACATCTTGGCCATGTTCGACCTGTCCTCTGTCACTACCATCATCCATTGTTTCTGGAAAGAGcgtctctgtgtttgtcactgTGCTGCATAAAGTTACACAACTAGTACCGGATACACGATGATTTGCACTTCGGTGTATGGTAATGTAGAGGGAAAAAAGTTGTCCTCATGCTTACATTGCAATTAGTACTTGTAGTCTTCAGATTAATGTACACCAGAGACCGACCAGAGGGTTGGTCTGTATTCTTTGTTGGTATTAAatcctttaaaaacaactgcaaagGGATGCAAATCCataacaatgtaaaacaaaactacCAAAGACCAAAGATAATTATAAAGAGAGACGCGAACGACTATAAAGATATGCAAAAGTACCACAGagtaacacaaaatacacagcgagagaaataaaatgtccagagacacaaaatgtccagaaagagacagaaaatgaacaaacagaaGAAGACTAATTAGTTCATTATCTTCTAGCTCAAATCGCTCCCAGATGCTTTTAGTGCCTGCTTTAAcaaagcttttaatttgaaagccGTCAGCGGATGCTTTGAGCTTTATTTTGATGAGCTTGACGCTGGTCCCGTTATTTGTCTCACTGTGGGAGCCTGAACCATCGTTCAGGGATGAGGCGAAGGAGAAAAGGAAGCTCCGTTCACCAGAAAACTTCTGTTAAATTCACCCACAGgatttgtaaaatgtttctgaCCTCGAAGTGGTGGATTTTTATCGTTTTTCTGACAGGTAAGAAAAGTTGAACAGAGGAAATCTACTTTCTGTAAAGTGGTGTAACAGGTTGTTTAAGGCTGGACGGTAACGTTAGCCTAAAGTCACTAACGGTAACTAACGTAACGTTAAGCTAACCTGCCCCGGGCCCGTGGGGACGCATTTATGGCCAGTCCCACAGTTTATGCTTTAATATCCAGCTATCAGTGATTCTTCCTAACGTTATAAGGGGGGCAACACTTTTCTCCGTGGCCAAAGCTGAGTTAACCACCTTTAACATAAAACTGTAAACGCCTAACTTTTTATGGCTCCATTGTGCTGTATGCTAACGTTGTCGACTGTGAATAAAAGTCTGTAGATTAATTTAGCAAACTAGGAGGTCTAACTTCAGACCCATTCAACTAGGATCCCTAATTAAGTTAGCTCGCAgtttattttgtgaaaaataaataccaaCAACAATACTTTTAGaagggaaaaacaaacacagccgGTGCCGGGTAATTGTCTTCTTAATAATCTAACGTTATCTGTACTACCTGTCTGTCCAAACCTTTAACTGGTAGTTAGGGATCTACCCATCCGTTATTTTTATAGAAAGACAGAATCTAGCACAATTTAGTGGTAATTTGTAAAACCATTAGCTAAATTTCATTTGTATGTGGTATATAAAAAGTCCTCTATCTAAGATTTAAAATGAATCACCTCCACACACGCAGGCAATATTAATAGCTGAAAGTGTGCTGAAATAAAGTCCAATTAATTTTACAAGATGTATTACGTAGTCTGATCAGAACAGATTTACAGTTTAATTCAGCCTCAAATAAGGCAGACATGGTTTATTTTAAGTCTTGAGGTACAACATAGAACATACAACACCACTGAAAGGTTTGGGCACAGTTTGGGTTGCTTTCAGTAGtataattattaattacagTGTTTACTTAATGGAATGTACAATAATGTGTATATTTCCATGCAAAACGGCAGTGAAAGAGTATACTTCAGG
The Mastacembelus armatus chromosome 3, fMasArm1.2, whole genome shotgun sequence DNA segment above includes these coding regions:
- the LOC113138260 gene encoding cell surface A33 antigen-like: MEGSVSVWTLLLCLVLSGAGAVDVNIPQPSYEYARGANITLPCSFTTLKPYKLIIISWSVHSEQPDGEEVMIVTYYSSEATTDVDSSYEGRVAFDLDIAANLKVKKADLKLSSISLSDNRVFECRVQIPGDTQGKVADTTRLVVLVPPSPPVCKIQGTAEFGENINLTCVSAEGSPAPTYKWESRDVQNMPRVPDPKTTDKGGILSLYNISKDTSGYYICTSSNKIRSATCNITLAVMPPSMKIGSTAGIIGGVVAAVLALIIIIYCCCCRQKKNKKDDYAMGVREEEYHDKEQAKSHESHKADGQEDIHSSENSAVKSSADGRDNYEERNEKGYDRRKDYDDRRSDYDDRRSDNKDRRSDYDDRRRDHDDRRSDYDDRRRDYDDRRSDYSDRRDKYSDRHERYDDNRRYDDRYDEPYDDRDHDRPPVPANKPPRRN